In a genomic window of Acropora muricata isolate sample 2 chromosome 2, ASM3666990v1, whole genome shotgun sequence:
- the LOC136906807 gene encoding tumor necrosis factor ligand superfamily member 15-like has translation MKFLLVLATLVCTDLPFFAGKTSANRVQKICATRKCPINIDVHTKGEKGDKGDTGEKGEKGESTPCHCALQSASKPSAHLEPLDLRAKTYAANQVIQDWSLKSRFSHLAGGMKYSNGRVTVPIAGRYYIYTQIYFLEKAFRILVMVNNGAVTMVQPMVLKPGSMFAAGVFTLNAGDVVMLQVNSAHSAAVYMTMAHCYFGAYLI, from the exons atgaagtttcttttggtcCTTGCAACTCTTGTTTGCACTGACTTGCCCTTCTTTGCGGGTAAGACATCTGCAAATCGA GTTCAGAAGATTTGCGCGACTCGGAAGTGTCCGATCAACATCGACGTCCACACCAAG GGAGAAAAGGGCGACAAAGGGGACACaggagaaaaaggagaaaaagggGAATCGACACCGTGCCATTGTGCGTTGCAG AGTGCAAGTAAGCCGTCCGCTCATTTAGAGCCGTTGgatttgagagcaaaaaccTACGCAGCAAATCAAG TGATCCAAGACTGGTCCCTGAAATCTCGTTTCAGTCACCTTGCTGGAGGTATGAAGTACAGCAACGGGAGAGTGACCGTGCCTATTGCTGGTCGTTACTACATATACACACAGATCTACTTTCTTGAGAAGGCTTTCAGGATATTAGTTATGGTAAATAACGGAGCAGTTACCATGGTACAACCAATGGTTCTAAAGCCGGGCTCCATGTTCGCCGCCGGGGTATTTACGCTGAATGCTGGGGACGTAGTAATGCTTCAAGTGAACTCGGCCCACTCAGCTGCAGTGTATATGACGATGGCTCACTGCTACTTCGGGGCTTACTTGATTTGA